A DNA window from Providencia huaxiensis contains the following coding sequences:
- the rbsK gene encoding ribokinase — protein sequence MGIAKLVVLGSINADHILNVKHFPQPGETVRGDHYQVAFGGKGANQAVAAGRSGADITFIACVGDDDIGASIKKQLFLDNIKTECIDAIEGETTGVALIYVNQQGENTIGINAGANARLTKERLAQYQQKIVEADALLMQLESPIETVQMAAEIAKRNNTKVILNPAPAQSLPDSLLSLVDIITPNETEAEHLTGIAVNDNQGAQDAAEALHQKGISKVMITLGSRGVWYSEKGSEGKIISAFRVKAVDTIAAGDTFNGAYVTALLEGKADEEAIIFAHAAAAIAVTRPGAQPSVPWRKEIDQFLTQQD from the coding sequence ATGGGTATAGCTAAGCTGGTGGTTCTCGGTAGTATCAATGCGGATCATATATTAAATGTTAAGCATTTCCCTCAGCCGGGTGAAACTGTTAGAGGCGATCATTACCAAGTTGCATTTGGCGGGAAAGGAGCCAACCAAGCTGTTGCAGCAGGTCGCAGTGGTGCTGACATAACGTTTATTGCTTGTGTTGGTGATGATGATATTGGGGCGAGTATAAAAAAACAGTTATTTCTCGATAATATTAAAACCGAATGTATTGATGCCATTGAAGGTGAAACGACAGGTGTTGCTCTTATTTATGTGAACCAACAAGGGGAAAATACAATTGGTATCAATGCAGGTGCAAATGCGCGACTTACCAAAGAAAGATTAGCTCAATATCAGCAAAAAATTGTGGAAGCTGATGCGCTATTGATGCAACTGGAATCCCCTATTGAAACAGTACAAATGGCTGCTGAAATAGCGAAGAGAAACAATACGAAAGTCATTTTGAACCCTGCACCGGCTCAATCATTACCAGATTCATTATTATCACTAGTTGATATCATCACGCCAAATGAAACAGAAGCTGAACACCTAACGGGTATTGCTGTTAATGATAATCAAGGTGCTCAGGATGCGGCTGAAGCTTTACATCAAAAAGGTATCAGTAAAGTGATGATAACACTCGGCTCTCGAGGCGTTTGGTATAGTGAAAAAGGTAGTGAAGGCAAAATAATTTCTGCATTTCGCGTAAAAGCAGTGGATACTATTGCCGCAGGTGATACATTCAATGGGGCTTACGTTACAGCACTGCTTGAAGGTAAAGCTGACGAAGAAGCGATTATTTTTGCTCATGCAGCGGCGGCGATAGCTGTGACTCGCCCGGGAGCTCAACCCTCAGTTCCATGGCGTAAAGAAATTGACCAGTTTTTGACTCAACAGGATTAA
- the rbsR gene encoding ribose operon transcriptional repressor RbsR: MATMKDVARLAGVSTSTVSHVINQNRYVSESITIRVKNAIEELNYAPSALARSLKMNRTNTIGMLLTTSNNPFYAEVVRGVERSCYERGYSLILCNTEGDLQRMNHSLETLLQKRVDGLLIMCTEVQGPSKNVLARYPAVPTVMMDWSPFESEGDIIQDNSFLGGEIATRYLIEAGFSRIACIAGPQDKSPARARHQGFIQAMTDGGINIYDDYIIFSDFEFAGGFESMNKLLSLPTPPEAIFAGNDAMAVGAYQAIYQKGLKVPDDISIIGYDDIDLSPYMIPPLTTIHQPKDKLGQQAVDQLIYRMDNPEANASVLVLTPELIERQSVKKY; this comes from the coding sequence GTGGCAACAATGAAAGATGTGGCACGCCTTGCAGGGGTGTCGACGTCCACCGTCTCTCACGTTATTAACCAAAATCGCTATGTCAGCGAGAGCATTACCATACGCGTTAAAAATGCGATTGAAGAGCTAAATTATGCACCTTCTGCTTTAGCGCGTAGTTTGAAGATGAATCGTACGAATACAATTGGGATGTTACTGACAACAAGTAATAACCCATTTTACGCAGAGGTAGTGCGGGGTGTAGAACGTAGTTGCTACGAACGTGGTTATAGTTTGATTTTGTGCAACACTGAAGGTGACCTTCAGCGAATGAATCATAGTTTAGAAACCTTGCTACAAAAACGTGTTGATGGGCTACTGATTATGTGCACAGAAGTACAGGGGCCATCAAAAAATGTTTTGGCTCGTTACCCTGCTGTGCCAACAGTTATGATGGATTGGTCACCTTTTGAGTCGGAAGGCGATATCATTCAAGATAACTCTTTTCTTGGTGGAGAAATAGCCACTCGTTACCTTATCGAAGCTGGTTTCTCTCGTATTGCATGTATTGCAGGGCCACAAGATAAATCACCAGCAAGAGCGCGTCATCAAGGTTTTATTCAAGCCATGACAGATGGCGGCATTAATATTTATGATGACTATATCATTTTCAGTGATTTTGAATTTGCTGGTGGGTTTGAGTCAATGAATAAATTGCTTAGCTTACCAACCCCTCCCGAGGCCATTTTTGCAGGTAATGATGCGATGGCGGTAGGCGCTTATCAAGCGATATACCAAAAGGGTTTGAAAGTGCCTGATGATATTTCAATCATTGGTTATGATGATATCGATCTTTCGCCTTATATGATCCCGCCATTAACAACAATTCATCAGCCAAAAGATAAGTTAGGCCAACAGGCTGTTGACCAACTTATTTATCGTATGGATAACCCAGAGGCAAATGCGAGTGTTTTGGTTCTTACCCCTGAGTTAATTGAACGTCAATCGGTTAAAAAATATTAA
- the mdtD gene encoding multidrug transporter subunit MdtD — MFKTAKNMSGLPWIAAMAFFMQALDATILNTALPDIAKSLDHSPLAMQSAVVSYTLTVALLIPVSGWFADRFGTRRIFILAVSLFSFGSLLCALSPSLNFLVTSRVIQGIGGAMMMPVARLALIRAYPRSELLPILNFVTIPGLVGPILGPLLGGILVTYATWHWIFIINIPIGVLGIFYALKHMPDFKMPKRKFDTLGFLLFGSGLVMLSVSLDLFSDKSLSTSIPVTIVLVGFLFLFVYIFHARRTKHAIIPLNLFKTRTFSIGISGNIATRLGTGSIPFLMPLMLQVGFGYEAVVAGMMMAPLAIGSITAKSGVTRILTKYGYRNTLFVITIIIGLMIAQFSLQSPSMSIYLLVVPLFILGMVMSVQFTAMNTICLADLTDNNASAGNSMLAVTQQLSISFGIAVSAAILNFYGGQPNSNTVDNFHYTFITVGVITLISAFVFLLLSKTDGDNLIKNKTKKAKN, encoded by the coding sequence ATGTTCAAAACAGCTAAAAATATGTCAGGCCTTCCATGGATTGCAGCAATGGCCTTTTTCATGCAAGCGCTCGATGCCACCATTTTGAATACGGCTTTACCCGATATTGCAAAAAGCCTTGATCACTCGCCGCTTGCGATGCAATCCGCCGTAGTCAGTTATACGCTTACTGTTGCTCTATTGATCCCTGTTAGTGGCTGGTTTGCAGATAGATTTGGTACAAGACGTATATTCATTTTAGCGGTTTCCTTGTTTTCTTTTGGTTCATTACTTTGTGCCCTTTCGCCTTCTTTAAACTTTTTAGTGACCTCTAGGGTTATTCAAGGTATTGGTGGGGCAATGATGATGCCAGTTGCTCGTTTAGCCTTAATAAGGGCTTACCCTCGAAGTGAATTACTACCAATATTAAATTTTGTCACCATTCCTGGTTTAGTTGGCCCAATATTGGGACCTCTGTTAGGTGGTATATTAGTCACCTATGCAACTTGGCATTGGATATTTATTATTAATATTCCTATTGGTGTTTTAGGTATCTTTTATGCGTTAAAACATATGCCAGACTTTAAAATGCCAAAACGTAAATTTGATACTTTAGGGTTCTTATTGTTTGGTTCTGGTTTAGTCATGCTATCTGTCAGCCTAGACTTATTCAGTGATAAGTCTCTTTCAACATCGATTCCAGTCACTATTGTTTTAGTCGGCTTTCTTTTCTTATTTGTTTATATTTTCCATGCAAGACGTACTAAGCATGCAATAATCCCCTTGAATTTATTTAAAACTCGCACTTTTTCTATTGGGATCAGCGGTAATATCGCAACACGCTTAGGAACAGGCAGTATTCCATTTTTAATGCCATTAATGCTGCAAGTAGGTTTCGGCTACGAAGCCGTTGTGGCGGGAATGATGATGGCACCACTAGCAATAGGTTCAATCACTGCTAAATCAGGGGTTACTCGGATCCTAACTAAATATGGCTACCGTAATACATTATTTGTCATCACCATTATTATAGGATTAATGATCGCACAGTTTTCCTTACAATCACCAAGTATGTCGATTTATCTGTTAGTTGTACCTTTATTTATTTTAGGAATGGTGATGTCTGTACAATTTACCGCAATGAATACTATTTGCCTGGCTGATTTAACAGACAATAATGCAAGTGCGGGAAATAGTATGTTAGCTGTGACTCAGCAGCTATCGATAAGCTTCGGTATCGCAGTCAGTGCTGCAATCTTAAACTTCTATGGTGGACAACCTAATAGCAATACGGTCGATAATTTCCATTACACCTTTATTACCGTTGGCGTCATTACGCTTATCTCGGCTTTTGTCTTCTTATTATTAAGTAAGACAGACGGTGATAATTTAATAAAAAATAAAACCAAAAAAGCGAAGAATTAA
- a CDS encoding FadR/GntR family transcriptional regulator: MELSKQQTASQKNRSYIIAENLGQLILTSTYLPDSTLPSELELSEQFQASRTAIREAIKILAAKGMVLARPKIGTRVMPPSNWNFLDQDLLTWWSNSEEQSVVMEHFKMVRLAIEPQACYLAAIHATKEQKQSLQLLASEMQLLAKEFDRAHWVKVDYHFHLTIYKACANPFLISFANLFRSIYQRYFDVITDNEVIEVEIHQQLANAIIHGKSTIALDLCYNLLTITQKQD, encoded by the coding sequence ATGGAATTAAGTAAGCAACAAACCGCCTCACAAAAAAATCGTTCTTATATTATTGCAGAAAATCTTGGCCAGCTGATTTTAACCAGCACCTATTTACCTGATTCCACTTTACCTAGCGAATTAGAATTATCAGAACAATTCCAAGCAAGTCGAACAGCGATAAGAGAAGCAATAAAAATATTAGCGGCAAAAGGAATGGTATTAGCACGCCCCAAAATAGGTACCCGTGTTATGCCACCCTCAAATTGGAATTTTTTAGACCAAGATCTCTTAACATGGTGGTCCAATAGTGAAGAGCAATCGGTCGTGATGGAACACTTTAAAATGGTTCGACTCGCAATAGAACCTCAAGCTTGTTATCTTGCGGCTATACATGCAACAAAAGAACAAAAACAATCATTACAATTATTAGCAAGTGAAATGCAGTTACTCGCCAAAGAATTTGACAGGGCGCATTGGGTGAAAGTTGATTACCATTTCCATTTAACTATTTACAAAGCTTGTGCCAATCCCTTCCTAATTTCTTTTGCTAATTTATTCCGTTCTATTTATCAGCGTTACTTTGATGTCATCACTGATAATGAGGTTATAGAGGTCGAAATTCATCAACAACTTGCCAATGCAATTATTCATGGTAAAAGTACAATAGCACTCGACCTTTGCTATAACTTATTAACAATTACCCAAAAGCAAGACTAA
- a CDS encoding IS3 family transposase (programmed frameshift): protein MTQRRKPRKYTDEFREEAVKLVTEQGYSVTEAAKSLGITTKLLYNWKDKLAKQTSGEALSKDERAELVKLRKENKRLQMERENLKKGECLLCERNEIKFEYIKEQQWRFPISVLCEVLEVSRSAYYAWLRRPAKIISVEELMLYRRMKRLFDDSRSSAGARTLMKLLRKEGFKIGICRVKSLMKKLGLVVKQRVAYKVTTMRKHSHAVADNLLKRQFNPARANQAWAGDITYLRTHQGWMYLAVVMDLHSRRIIGWALSKRMTVDLTMRAMQMAINLRQPKAGLIFHSDRGSQYTSKRFQSLLWSNRITPSMSGCGACLDNAVVERFFGSLKNEWLLNVYHLTRESMKTDVEKYIKYYNSVRLHTSLNDMSPIEFESVRKKCAA from the exons ATGACCCAACGAAGAAAACCTAGAAAATATACTGATGAGTTCAGAGAAGAAGCTGTAAAGCTAGTCACTGAACAAGGTTACAGTGTTACTGAAGCAGCCAAATCATTAGGCATAACAACTAAGCTGCTTTACAACTGGAAAGACAAACTAGCCAAGCAAACTTCAGGCGAAGCATTAAGCAAAGATGAGAGAGCTGAACTGGTTAAGCTCAGAAAAGAGAATAAACGCTTACAGATGGAGCGTGAGA ATCTTAAAAAAGGCGAGTGCCTTCTTTGCGAAAGAAATGAAATAAAGTTCGAATATATTAAAGAGCAGCAATGGCGCTTTCCAATTAGCGTTTTGTGCGAGGTTCTAGAAGTGAGTCGGTCAGCCTATTACGCATGGCTGAGGCGACCAGCCAAGATTATTAGTGTTGAAGAGTTAATGCTTTATCGTCGCATGAAGAGGTTATTTGATGATAGCCGCAGTAGTGCTGGTGCCAGAACCTTAATGAAGTTGCTACGCAAAGAAGGCTTTAAAATTGGTATTTGTCGGGTTAAGAGCTTGATGAAAAAGCTCGGTTTAGTCGTTAAACAGCGAGTGGCTTATAAAGTGACGACTATGCGCAAACATAGCCATGCGGTTGCTGATAACTTATTGAAGCGCCAATTCAATCCAGCCAGAGCAAATCAGGCGTGGGCGGGTGATATCACCTATCTAAGAACGCATCAAGGCTGGATGTACCTAGCTGTTGTGATGGATTTGCATTCTCGCCGTATTATTGGCTGGGCGTTGAGTAAACGCATGACGGTTGATTTAACCATGAGAGCGATGCAAATGGCTATCAACCTGCGTCAACCCAAAGCAGGCTTGATCTTCCATAGCGACAGAGGCTCACAATACACCAGTAAGCGTTTTCAATCATTGCTATGGAGCAATCGAATTACGCCATCAATGAGTGGTTGTGGAGCATGTTTAGATAATGCTGTGGTTGAAAGGTTTTTCGGCAGCTTGAAAAATGAATGGCTATTAAATGTTTACCATTTAACCAGAGAAAGCATGAAAACTGATGTAGAGAAATACATCAAATACTACAACTCAGTTCGGCTTCATACTTCATTAAATGATATGTCGCCAATTGAGTTTGAAAGTGTAAGGAAAAAGTGTGCGGCCTAG
- the actP gene encoding cation/acetate symporter ActP, with amino-acid sequence MKILLSLILFFTSSMAFSDALTGDVERQPVNIQAIVMFLLFVGFTLYITYWASKRTRSRSDYYTAGGKITGFQNGMAIAGDFMSAASFLGISALVYTSGYDGLIYSIGFLIGWPIILFLIAERLRNLGRYTFADVASYRLKQRPIRILSAVGSLVVVALYLIAQMVGAGKLIELLFGLNYHVAVVIVGILMVLYVLFGGMLATTWVQIIKAILLLAGATFMAVMVMKHVGFNFNTLFKEAVEVHKNGIAIMSPGGLVSDPISALSLGLALMFGTAGLPHIIMRFFTVSDAKEARKSVFYATGFIGYFYILTFIIGFGAIVLVSSNPAFKDATGALIGGTNMAAVHLADAVGGNFFLGFISAVAFATILAVVAGLTLAGASAVSHDLYAMAMKNGKADEKDELRVSKITVVILGFVAIGLGILFEKQNIAFMVGLAFSIAASCNFPIILLSMYWRKLTTRGALAGGWFGLITAVVLMILGPTIWVSILHHEKPIYPYEYPALFSMAVAFIASWLFSVTDNSEQGKMERERFKEQFVRSQIGLGIEQGKSH; translated from the coding sequence ATGAAAATATTGCTCTCACTCATTCTCTTTTTTACCTCATCAATGGCGTTTTCTGATGCATTGACAGGGGATGTTGAACGCCAGCCTGTGAATATTCAGGCTATTGTGATGTTCTTACTGTTTGTCGGCTTCACTTTGTATATTACCTACTGGGCGTCAAAAAGAACGCGTTCTCGCTCTGATTACTACACTGCGGGCGGGAAAATTACCGGTTTCCAAAACGGGATGGCTATCGCTGGCGACTTTATGTCTGCTGCGTCCTTCTTAGGGATCTCTGCTCTGGTTTATACTTCTGGCTATGATGGCCTGATTTATTCAATTGGCTTCTTAATTGGCTGGCCGATCATTCTATTCTTAATTGCCGAGCGCTTACGTAATTTAGGTCGTTATACCTTCGCTGATGTCGCTTCTTATCGATTAAAACAAAGGCCCATTCGTATTCTATCTGCGGTTGGCTCTCTAGTTGTTGTTGCACTGTACCTTATCGCTCAAATGGTTGGCGCGGGTAAATTGATTGAATTGTTATTTGGTCTCAATTACCACGTCGCGGTTGTTATCGTGGGTATCTTGATGGTGCTATATGTCCTATTTGGTGGAATGTTAGCCACAACTTGGGTGCAAATTATTAAAGCCATCTTGTTATTAGCAGGTGCAACATTCATGGCCGTTATGGTTATGAAGCATGTTGGCTTTAATTTTAACACTCTGTTTAAAGAAGCGGTTGAAGTTCATAAAAATGGTATTGCCATTATGAGCCCGGGAGGACTGGTTTCCGACCCAATATCCGCCTTATCCCTTGGTCTTGCTTTGATGTTTGGTACTGCAGGTCTCCCTCACATAATTATGCGATTCTTCACAGTCAGTGATGCAAAAGAAGCACGTAAAAGTGTGTTCTATGCCACTGGCTTTATTGGTTATTTTTACATATTAACCTTTATTATTGGTTTTGGTGCCATCGTTCTAGTCAGTTCCAATCCTGCATTTAAAGATGCAACTGGAGCACTTATCGGTGGAACAAATATGGCAGCTGTTCACCTTGCAGATGCCGTCGGTGGTAACTTCTTCTTAGGCTTTATTTCTGCGGTTGCCTTTGCCACCATCCTTGCTGTTGTTGCCGGTTTAACACTAGCGGGTGCCTCTGCGGTTTCCCATGACTTGTATGCGATGGCAATGAAAAATGGTAAAGCAGATGAAAAAGATGAATTACGTGTCTCTAAAATTACCGTTGTTATCTTAGGTTTTGTTGCGATTGGTTTAGGTATTTTGTTTGAAAAACAAAATATTGCCTTCATGGTTGGTTTAGCCTTCTCTATCGCTGCCAGTTGTAACTTCCCAATCATTTTACTGTCGATGTACTGGCGTAAGCTGACAACTCGCGGTGCATTGGCTGGTGGATGGTTCGGTTTAATTACCGCAGTTGTCCTGATGATTTTAGGACCAACCATCTGGGTTAGCATTCTTCATCATGAAAAACCTATATATCCATATGAATATCCAGCACTTTTCTCCATGGCTGTTGCATTTATTGCTTCATGGTTATTCTCGGTGACGGATAATTCAGAACAAGGAAAAATGGAAAGAGAGCGCTTTAAAGAGCAATTTGTTCGTTCACAAATTGGACTAGGTATTGAACAGGGTAAATCACACTAA
- a CDS encoding DUF485 domain-containing protein, translating into MNATAYEKVEDNPRFKELVRKRSRFSWLLSIITLVLYVGFIFLIAFDPSWLGTPISEGSYITRGIPVGVGLIVISFVLTGLYVIRANGEYDRLTAEILKEVEK; encoded by the coding sequence ATGAATGCTACTGCTTACGAAAAGGTAGAGGATAACCCTCGCTTTAAAGAACTGGTTAGGAAACGTAGTCGCTTTTCATGGTTGTTATCAATAATAACGCTCGTGCTGTATGTTGGATTTATTTTTCTTATCGCTTTTGACCCAAGCTGGCTAGGAACACCGATATCCGAAGGTTCATACATCACAAGAGGGATCCCTGTTGGTGTCGGCCTAATTGTCATTTCATTTGTACTCACTGGGCTTTACGTTATCCGAGCCAACGGTGAATACGACCGTTTAACCGCAGAAATTTTAAAAGAGGTAGAAAAATGA
- the acs gene encoding acetate--CoA ligase, giving the protein MTQITKHPVPAEIAKNALINEQQYNDEYQRSIQDPEGFWVEKGKIVDWIKPYTRVKNTSFDPGHIDIRWFEDGTLNLSANCLDRHLAEKGDQTAIIWEGDDPLSSKNVTYRELHHDVCQFANVLKQQGIRKGDVVAIYMPMVVEAAVAMLACARIGAIHTVIFAGFSPEAVSGRVIDCKAKLIITADEGLRAGRAIPLKKNVDDALANPQVTTVSHVIVYQRTGNAPSWVEGRDLWWHDVIKGVSADCPPEEINAEDPLFILYTSGSTGKPKGVLHTTGGYLVYATLTFKYTFDYHPGEVYWCTADVGWVTGHSYLLYGPLSNGAKTLMFEGVPNYPSVNRMSQVVDKHQVNILYTAPTAIRALMAEGDKAIEGTDRSSLRILGSVGEPINPEAWEWFYKKIGNSRCPVVDTWWQTETGGFMITPLPGATMLKPGSATLPFFGVRPALVDNLGEPIEGATEGNLVIVDSWPGQARTLFGDHERFEQTYFSTFKGMYFSGDGARRDEDGYYWITGRVDDVLNISGHRLGTAEIESALVAHPKVAEAAVVGIPHNIKGQAIYAYVTLISGVEPSPELYTEVRNWVRKEIGPIATPDVLHWTDSLPKTRSGKIMRRILRKIASGDTSNFGDTSTLADPGVVEKLLEEKQSMSMS; this is encoded by the coding sequence ATGACTCAAATAACTAAACATCCCGTTCCTGCTGAAATTGCAAAAAATGCCCTGATAAACGAACAACAGTATAACGATGAGTACCAACGCTCGATTCAAGACCCTGAAGGATTTTGGGTCGAAAAAGGAAAAATCGTTGATTGGATTAAACCTTACACTCGTGTCAAGAACACCTCTTTCGACCCCGGCCATATTGATATCCGCTGGTTTGAAGACGGTACATTAAATTTAAGTGCTAACTGTTTAGATCGCCATCTGGCTGAAAAAGGTGACCAAACAGCGATTATTTGGGAAGGCGATGACCCTTTATCGTCAAAAAATGTTACTTACCGCGAACTGCACCATGATGTATGTCAGTTTGCTAATGTCCTGAAACAACAAGGTATTCGTAAAGGCGATGTTGTCGCCATTTACATGCCTATGGTTGTTGAAGCAGCTGTCGCGATGCTAGCCTGTGCCCGTATTGGCGCGATACATACGGTCATTTTTGCTGGTTTCTCCCCTGAAGCAGTCTCTGGTCGCGTTATTGACTGTAAAGCGAAGCTCATCATCACCGCAGATGAAGGCTTACGTGCCGGCCGTGCAATTCCATTAAAGAAAAATGTGGATGACGCACTCGCTAATCCGCAAGTCACTACGGTTTCTCATGTGATTGTTTACCAACGCACAGGTAACGCACCGAGCTGGGTAGAAGGCCGTGATCTCTGGTGGCACGACGTCATCAAAGGGGTCAGTGCAGACTGCCCTCCTGAAGAAATCAACGCAGAAGACCCGCTCTTTATCCTGTACACCTCGGGTTCTACAGGTAAGCCAAAAGGCGTTCTGCATACCACTGGCGGTTATTTGGTTTATGCCACACTGACATTCAAGTACACCTTCGACTACCATCCGGGTGAAGTCTATTGGTGTACTGCTGATGTCGGCTGGGTAACAGGCCATAGTTATTTGTTATATGGGCCATTATCCAATGGCGCTAAAACATTAATGTTCGAAGGGGTACCTAATTACCCATCAGTTAACCGAATGAGCCAGGTGGTTGATAAACACCAAGTCAATATCCTTTATACTGCGCCAACCGCCATCCGCGCATTAATGGCTGAAGGCGATAAAGCCATTGAAGGTACTGACCGCAGCTCATTACGAATTCTCGGCTCCGTGGGGGAACCCATTAACCCTGAAGCTTGGGAATGGTTCTATAAAAAAATTGGTAATAGCCGTTGTCCAGTGGTTGATACCTGGTGGCAAACGGAAACGGGTGGTTTCATGATCACACCGCTCCCGGGAGCAACTATGTTAAAACCGGGGTCTGCAACATTGCCATTCTTCGGTGTTCGCCCTGCGTTAGTTGATAACCTTGGTGAACCTATAGAAGGCGCCACAGAAGGTAACTTAGTGATTGTTGATTCATGGCCGGGTCAAGCCCGAACCTTATTTGGCGATCACGAACGTTTCGAGCAAACCTATTTCTCAACCTTTAAAGGCATGTACTTTAGCGGTGATGGTGCTCGTCGTGATGAAGATGGTTACTATTGGATTACCGGCCGTGTTGACGATGTACTGAATATTTCGGGCCACCGTCTAGGTACGGCAGAAATAGAATCCGCCCTCGTCGCACATCCGAAAGTGGCTGAAGCGGCTGTGGTCGGTATTCCTCATAATATTAAAGGCCAAGCAATCTACGCTTATGTCACATTAATATCTGGGGTTGAGCCATCACCAGAGCTATACACCGAAGTTCGTAATTGGGTTCGTAAAGAAATTGGCCCAATTGCTACACCAGATGTTCTTCACTGGACGGATTCACTACCCAAAACCCGCTCCGGTAAAATCATGCGTCGTATCCTACGTAAAATTGCATCAGGGGACACCAGTAATTTTGGAGATACCTCCACTCTGGCCGATCCAGGTGTTGTCGAAAAACTACTCGAAGAAAAACAGTCTATGAGTATGTCATAA
- the sodA gene encoding superoxide dismutase [Mn], translating into MSYTLPALPYAYDALEPHFDKQTMEIHHTKHHQTYVTNTNTALEKLPELAGLDIDVLIQKLDQIPADQRTFVRNNAGGHSNHSMFWKGLKLNTELKGELKAAIERDFGSVDAFKELFEKAAATRFGSGWAWLVLKDDGKLAVVSTANQDNPLMGEAISGASGYPIIGLDVWEHAYYLKFQNRRPDYIKAFWSVVNWDEAAARFAAKAK; encoded by the coding sequence ATGAGTTATACATTACCTGCTTTACCTTATGCTTATGATGCATTGGAACCACACTTTGACAAGCAAACCATGGAAATCCACCATACTAAGCATCATCAAACCTATGTGACTAACACCAATACAGCGTTAGAAAAACTGCCTGAATTAGCGGGTTTAGATATCGATGTTCTGATCCAAAAATTAGACCAAATCCCTGCTGATCAACGCACGTTTGTCCGTAATAACGCGGGTGGACATTCAAATCACAGCATGTTCTGGAAAGGTTTGAAATTAAATACTGAATTAAAAGGCGAACTGAAAGCTGCGATTGAACGTGATTTCGGTAGCGTTGATGCATTTAAAGAACTGTTTGAAAAAGCCGCTGCAACCCGTTTCGGTTCTGGCTGGGCGTGGCTGGTTCTGAAAGATGACGGTAAATTAGCTGTTGTTTCAACAGCGAACCAAGACAACCCATTAATGGGTGAGGCTATTTCAGGCGCATCTGGTTACCCAATCATCGGTTTAGATGTATGGGAACACGCTTATTATCTGAAATTCCAAAACCGCCGCCCTGATTATATTAAAGCATTCTGGTCAGTTGTGAACTGGGATGAAGCTGCGGCACGTTTTGCAGCAAAAGCTAAATAA
- the yiiM gene encoding 6-hydroxyaminopurine reductase, with product MLFLPQVFIGKVQATQSCGHSAIHKQAADGLLMLGQLGLEGDEQAEKRFHGGPDRALCHYPRDHYDFWASAYPDLADLFIASAFGENISTLGMTEENVFIGDIFAWGDARIQVTQPRSPCYKLNGLTGIENFAQMMQDNGRCGWLYRVIKTGNVSENAPLTLLSRNSDISVQEAIMIAFHAPYDEELYQRLLSAAGLSASWSLTMQNRLDNHRIEEFKHRLFGKR from the coding sequence ATGTTATTCCTACCCCAAGTCTTTATCGGTAAAGTCCAAGCAACACAGTCCTGTGGGCACAGTGCTATTCATAAGCAGGCTGCCGATGGGTTATTGATGTTAGGGCAATTAGGGCTTGAGGGGGATGAACAAGCTGAAAAACGCTTTCATGGCGGGCCTGATAGAGCTCTTTGCCATTATCCACGTGACCATTATGACTTTTGGGCTAGTGCGTATCCAGATTTAGCGGATTTATTTATTGCCTCCGCATTTGGAGAAAATATATCAACGCTGGGTATGACAGAAGAAAACGTATTTATTGGGGATATTTTTGCTTGGGGTGATGCGCGTATTCAGGTCACGCAACCTCGTTCCCCTTGTTATAAGCTCAATGGGTTAACGGGAATTGAAAATTTTGCACAGATGATGCAAGACAATGGGCGCTGTGGTTGGCTGTACCGTGTGATAAAAACAGGTAATGTTAGTGAAAATGCGCCATTAACATTATTGAGCCGCAATAGTGATATCTCGGTACAAGAAGCCATTATGATTGCATTTCACGCCCCTTATGATGAAGAGTTATATCAGCGCCTTTTAAGCGCAGCAGGGTTATCTGCAAGTTGGAGCTTAACCATGCAAAACCGTTTAGATAACCACCGAATTGAAGAGTTTAAGCACCGTCTGTTTGGTAAGCGTTAA